From Deltaproteobacteria bacterium, the proteins below share one genomic window:
- a CDS encoding VCBS repeat-containing protein: MKRRSQLYIFRLFPVWLAFFLSLLMGCAASLDDGGSTSSSESSGGGGGGGGGDNGGSGSSGTPDAPTATTVRTAVTNTTTNTLGIVPGEAFTTITMPAGTASTSGATLTYSMTGLSTETGLTFDTGTRELKLSSGNTTIPTNSTTKADIEVVYTVTEGSKSDSTTFVLNDADGDSINDWKECLFRQKPFVSAHGWTWCTCKNSTLCTRNVTALLRPTQGLNPTSDNSTTDRDADNTIDKTEVANGTNLFVRGTGGTNFSRTATLVAGGVEPRRCAVGDYTGDSRHDLCCTNYNNNLGTTITCYFGNGDGTFGGGTNFNVGLGPFGIATGDFDGSGNLDLVTANDAGDSISILLGNGSGSFGTATNVTVGDAPFIVMPGDLDNDGDLDLAVTNEDGNTVSLLSNNGSGTFTVTSTLTGLTGPNLITMADFDNDGDLDIAVANGGAGANSLTVFSCSGNLTCGSSSTVSVGARPLSVVSCDCDADGDEDLFAGNANQGAGTTISVVKNNGSGSFSESTTLTAGNGASANVCADLDGDGDLDIAGKNTIDDTISIFLNKGNCTFDTQALLTVGDQPTGVEIGDFDGDGALDLAVANSNDNTVTIHINR, encoded by the coding sequence ATGAAGAGAAGGTCTCAGCTTTACATTTTCCGACTTTTTCCAGTTTGGTTGGCGTTTTTCTTGTCACTTCTGATGGGATGTGCCGCCTCCCTTGATGACGGGGGAAGCACTTCTAGTTCTGAGAGTTCTGGGGGAGGTGGAGGAGGGGGAGGCGGGGATAATGGCGGCAGCGGCAGTTCAGGGACCCCGGATGCACCGACGGCTACCACGGTGCGAACAGCAGTTACAAATACCACTACAAATACGCTCGGTATTGTCCCTGGAGAGGCGTTTACCACCATTACGATGCCGGCAGGAACTGCCTCAACGAGTGGTGCGACATTGACCTATTCAATGACCGGATTATCGACCGAAACAGGCCTTACCTTTGACACCGGCACGAGAGAACTCAAGCTTTCAAGTGGCAACACGACGATCCCGACTAATTCAACAACGAAGGCCGATATTGAAGTTGTTTATACGGTTACAGAAGGCTCTAAAAGCGATTCAACAACATTTGTCTTGAATGATGCCGATGGGGATTCTATCAATGATTGGAAGGAGTGCCTCTTCAGACAAAAACCTTTTGTCAGTGCTCATGGATGGACCTGGTGTACCTGCAAGAATTCAACACTCTGTACCCGAAATGTAACAGCCCTGCTTAGGCCTACCCAAGGTCTCAACCCAACGAGTGACAATTCAACGACGGATCGAGACGCTGACAATACGATTGATAAAACTGAAGTGGCCAATGGAACAAACCTCTTTGTAAGGGGAACAGGAGGGACAAACTTTAGCCGAACTGCTACCTTAGTGGCGGGAGGGGTCGAGCCACGTCGCTGTGCCGTCGGAGATTATACCGGGGATTCTCGTCATGATCTTTGCTGCACCAATTATAACAACAATCTTGGGACAACGATCACCTGTTATTTTGGAAATGGTGATGGAACCTTTGGGGGTGGTACTAATTTCAATGTTGGGCTGGGACCATTTGGTATTGCCACGGGGGATTTTGATGGGAGTGGAAACCTGGATCTGGTGACAGCCAATGATGCGGGTGACAGCATCTCGATTTTGCTCGGCAATGGTTCGGGCTCATTTGGAACCGCTACTAATGTTACCGTGGGGGATGCCCCTTTTATTGTGATGCCCGGCGATCTGGATAATGATGGAGATCTTGATTTAGCGGTAACGAATGAGGATGGGAATACCGTTTCCCTCTTGTCCAACAACGGCAGCGGCACTTTTACAGTTACATCAACGCTCACAGGATTGACGGGACCCAATTTAATTACGATGGCCGATTTTGATAACGACGGGGATCTCGATATTGCTGTTGCGAATGGAGGGGCCGGGGCGAACAGTCTGACAGTTTTTTCCTGTAGTGGAAACTTGACATGCGGGAGTAGCTCCACCGTCTCTGTAGGGGCCCGCCCTTTAAGTGTTGTTAGCTGTGACTGCGATGCCGATGGAGATGAGGACCTGTTTGCCGGCAACGCTAATCAGGGGGCGGGGACCACCATTTCTGTGGTCAAAAATAATGGGAGTGGCAGTTTTTCAGAAAGCACTACATTAACGGCAGGTAATGGAGCGAGCGCCAATGTTTGTGCCGATCTTGATGGGGATGGTGATCTGGATATTGCCGGTAAAAACACAATAGATGATACTATCTCCATCTTTTTGAATAAGGGGAATTGTACCTTTGATACCCAAGCCCTTTTAACGGTTGGAGATCAACCCACTGGTGTTGAAATCGGTGATTTTGACGGAGACGGGGCGCTCGACTTGGCGGTTGCGAATAGCAACGACAATACAGTGACAATCCATATCAATCGATAG
- a CDS encoding MFS transporter, translating into MSTPSPLRRSRFILFSVVALDLIGFGVVVPILPFYAAEFGASATRLGFLLMSYSGMQFFFSPFWGRLSDRWGRKRILLITITGSALSLILMASANGFWSLLLARSLGGFFAANISVANAMMTDLTSEKERMVGMGLIGVAFGIGFLLGPALGGALAPYGYSVPILTAALLNLINLIYSFFVLQEPPRHHHIPDPLPQKVLRQKPVFWLCLIHFLFTLSVNQLESIFAFFMRDRFGYDVRQVSYVIVLMACVMMAVQGGLIRPLSERIGEKKLVLAGSLILVFSYLVSPHVPWVILLLIPLCLGSLGRGIVFPSLLSLASKSSGPHLRGAVMGTFQSGASLGRFIGPLIAGFLYDRWYAAPFCLAALLMAVIFLLAREVVA; encoded by the coding sequence ATGTCAACGCCCTCTCCTTTAAGGCGTTCTCGATTCATTCTTTTCAGTGTTGTGGCGCTTGATCTCATCGGTTTCGGTGTTGTTGTCCCGATCCTTCCGTTTTACGCAGCTGAGTTTGGTGCGAGTGCCACCCGCCTTGGTTTCCTCTTAATGTCCTATTCGGGGATGCAGTTTTTTTTCTCGCCGTTTTGGGGAAGGCTCTCTGACCGGTGGGGGAGAAAACGGATCCTTCTGATAACGATCACCGGGTCCGCACTTTCCCTTATCCTCATGGCATCGGCAAACGGTTTTTGGTCCTTGCTTCTGGCGAGGTCCCTGGGCGGTTTTTTTGCTGCCAACATCAGTGTCGCCAATGCAATGATGACCGACCTGACCTCTGAGAAGGAGCGGATGGTCGGTATGGGGCTCATTGGGGTTGCCTTTGGGATCGGTTTTCTTTTGGGACCCGCCCTTGGTGGGGCGCTCGCCCCCTATGGATATTCGGTCCCGATTTTGACCGCCGCCTTATTAAATTTGATCAATCTGATCTATTCCTTTTTTGTCTTGCAAGAGCCGCCACGTCATCATCATATTCCGGATCCGCTTCCACAGAAGGTTTTAAGACAGAAACCGGTTTTTTGGCTCTGTCTCATCCATTTTCTCTTCACCCTCTCCGTCAACCAGTTGGAATCGATCTTTGCTTTTTTTATGAGAGATCGTTTTGGTTATGATGTTCGCCAGGTGAGTTATGTGATCGTTTTGATGGCTTGTGTGATGATGGCGGTTCAGGGGGGATTGATTCGTCCCCTTTCTGAGAGGATTGGAGAGAAAAAGCTGGTTTTGGCCGGCTCCCTCATTCTGGTTTTCTCTTATCTGGTCAGTCCGCATGTCCCCTGGGTCATTCTTCTTCTCATTCCGCTTTGCTTGGGTTCTCTTGGCCGAGGGATTGTCTTTCCCTCTTTGCTCAGTCTTGCCTCCAAGAGTTCAGGCCCCCACCTGAGGGGCGCCGTGATGGGGACCTTTCAATCCGGTGCAAGTCTGGGGCGGTTTATAGGGCCGCTCATCGCCGGTTTCCTTTATGACCGATGGTATGCCGCCCCTTTTTGTCTTGCTGCACTGCTCATGGCAGTGATATTCTTACTTGCCAGAGAGGTGGTTGCCTGA
- a CDS encoding SCO family protein, whose translation MNTDLAGTTWIANFVYTRCSDICPMLMQKMSGLQDLIQKRGWHNLKLVTFSADPLNDTPETLKAYGDRFGVDDSEWLLLTGPLEEVEKSVIRGFKITMLKQSTDLNSFSILHGDQFVLVDAHGKIRGYYSQSDMQKLEKGIEQLLRE comes from the coding sequence GTGAACACGGATCTCGCTGGCACAACCTGGATTGCCAATTTTGTCTACACACGCTGCTCTGATATCTGTCCCATGCTCATGCAGAAGATGTCAGGCCTTCAGGACTTGATACAGAAGAGAGGCTGGCACAATCTGAAGCTCGTTACCTTCTCCGCTGATCCGTTGAATGACACGCCGGAGACGTTAAAGGCGTATGGCGACCGTTTCGGAGTCGACGATTCAGAATGGCTTCTTTTGACCGGCCCCCTGGAGGAGGTTGAGAAATCAGTTATTCGGGGATTCAAAATAACGATGCTAAAACAATCAACCGATCTCAATTCGTTCAGCATCCTCCACGGCGACCAGTTCGTCCTCGTTGACGCCCACGGAAAGATCCGCGGATACTATTCTCAAAGTGATATGCAAAAGCTGGAAAAAGGGATTGAACAATTACTGAGGGAATAA
- a CDS encoding DUF420 domain-containing protein: protein MDNGTLLATLNASLNGLSALLLLMGLWAIKKKKVLFHRACMISAFSVSVLFLISYLTRFYLTGVHRFPEEGLIKKIYLTILFSHTCLAAMTPFLALRTLFLAWKKNFTAHRRIARITYPIWLYVSVTGVVVYWMLYH from the coding sequence ATGGACAACGGCACTCTCCTGGCCACACTCAATGCCTCCCTCAACGGCCTCTCGGCCTTGCTGTTACTGATGGGCCTTTGGGCCATTAAAAAGAAAAAGGTCCTTTTCCATCGAGCCTGTATGATCAGTGCTTTTTCCGTTTCGGTCCTTTTTCTTATCTCTTACCTGACCCGATTTTACCTAACCGGCGTGCATCGATTTCCTGAAGAGGGACTTATAAAAAAGATTTATCTGACAATCCTTTTCTCACATACCTGTTTGGCAGCGATGACACCGTTCCTCGCACTTCGTACCCTATTTTTGGCCTGGAAGAAAAATTTCACCGCCCATCGTCGAATAGCCCGAATCACCTATCCAATCTGGTTGTATGTCTCTGTAACAGGGGTGGTGGTCTATTGGATGCTGTATCATTAA
- a CDS encoding M20/M25/M40 family metallo-hydrolase produces MDVLSYIEKNQKRFCAQLIDLCKIPSISRFESNWGEIDRSVRLTARFMKEAGLERVEVIPFKGGPPYVYGEWLKAGVGKPTLFLYAHHDVQPVGDELRWSSDPFKPVVRKGRLYGRGTVDDKSGIVIHLAAISAYLKTVGQLPVNIKFVVEGDEESGSRTLVRFLKRYQKRLRSDLLCLTDCSNLETGLPSLTYSLRGLASVHVRVRTLRGPVHSGMWGGLLPDAPMVLSKLLASLMDDQGKVLVKGFYNDVQELSNWERQQLASLPWNKKNFLQEGGAVKGLRLIGDATRSPYESLWSRPTLSVLAVEGSRLEGAPNQIVPSAEAIISCRTVPNQNPVKIQLLLGEHLQRNLPFGAELHVRPVQVAPYWKTVPQGPYFDAARRALSKGFGREPVLIGCGGSIPFVHYFQEVFGNLPSLLLGLEDPPCNAHGEDESLSLADFEKGIRSTAYLYREIAAC; encoded by the coding sequence ATGGACGTCCTTTCTTATATTGAGAAAAATCAAAAACGATTTTGTGCCCAACTGATTGACCTCTGTAAAATTCCCAGCATCAGCCGTTTTGAATCAAACTGGGGAGAGATTGATCGATCGGTGCGGTTAACGGCCCGTTTCATGAAAGAGGCCGGTCTTGAGAGGGTGGAGGTGATTCCGTTTAAAGGAGGACCACCTTACGTTTACGGGGAATGGTTAAAGGCGGGCGTTGGGAAGCCAACGCTTTTTCTTTATGCCCACCATGATGTCCAGCCGGTCGGAGATGAATTGAGGTGGAGCTCTGACCCTTTTAAACCGGTTGTTCGCAAGGGGCGGCTTTATGGTCGTGGAACGGTCGATGACAAATCGGGAATTGTCATCCATCTGGCGGCGATTTCAGCCTATCTGAAGACCGTGGGACAACTTCCGGTCAATATAAAGTTTGTTGTTGAGGGGGATGAGGAGTCTGGCTCCCGGACGCTTGTTCGTTTTTTGAAGAGATATCAAAAAAGATTGAGATCAGATCTCCTTTGCCTGACTGACTGTTCCAATCTGGAGACGGGACTTCCGTCGTTGACCTACTCGTTACGCGGTTTGGCCTCTGTTCATGTCAGAGTTCGGACACTTCGGGGACCCGTTCATAGCGGGATGTGGGGGGGACTATTGCCGGATGCCCCGATGGTCCTCTCTAAACTACTTGCCTCTCTGATGGATGATCAGGGGAAGGTGCTCGTAAAAGGTTTTTACAATGACGTTCAAGAGTTGTCGAATTGGGAAAGGCAACAGTTGGCAAGCCTCCCATGGAATAAAAAGAATTTTCTCCAAGAGGGTGGGGCGGTTAAAGGTCTTCGCCTGATTGGAGATGCAACGCGGAGCCCTTATGAGAGTCTTTGGAGCCGGCCGACCTTGTCGGTCCTTGCCGTTGAGGGTTCCAGGCTTGAAGGGGCACCCAATCAGATTGTGCCTTCTGCTGAGGCGATCATCTCCTGTCGCACCGTTCCGAACCAGAACCCCGTAAAGATTCAGTTGCTGCTCGGGGAGCATCTTCAAAGAAATCTCCCTTTTGGTGCGGAACTTCATGTTCGGCCGGTTCAGGTTGCTCCTTACTGGAAGACAGTTCCCCAAGGCCCCTACTTTGATGCCGCGCGACGGGCGCTCTCAAAAGGTTTTGGGCGAGAGCCTGTTCTGATCGGTTGCGGTGGGAGTATCCCGTTTGTCCATTACTTTCAGGAGGTGTTTGGAAACCTTCCTTCACTTCTTTTAGGGCTTGAGGACCCTCCTTGCAACGCCCATGGGGAGGATGAAAGTTTGAGCCTTGCTGATTTCGAGAAGGGGATTCGGTCGACGGCCTATCTTTATCGAGAAATTGCTGCTTGTTAG
- a CDS encoding nitrite/sulfite reductase, with protein sequence MASLDQETLKSLSSPIPFTDEIAREIDHYEEAVKKFLSGEIGQESFQRFRLQHGIYGQRQSGVQMIRIKIPLGRLNAEQIECVANLAETIAGNNAHVTTRQDIQIHFVKLPNTPEMMRQLARVGLTTREACGNTVRNVTASPSAGVDPEEAFDVTPYAHAFTYHLLRNPICQNLPRKFKVAFDGGGRFTAIPKIHEIGLIARVRKEGTVLRRGFEVYVGGGLGSYPVVASKFFDFLPVEDLLRFSEAVLRVFDRYGERKVRMKARMKFLIEKWGFEKFREMVQNEIKTVQLPQESNDYLKHIQEWEERPPRTPPSLQLPKAGPQRQEGGADFLVWKKTNVTPQKQSGYSMVEVKLRTGDMKPKEMRQLATLLRKYVGGKLRTMVHQNLLIRWARNQDLPAIYQELKNIGMADPDAQTIYDVTSCPGTDSCRLGITSSMGLARVLEERLYKEDGKIAEAARSLRIKISGCPNSCGQHHIANIGFYGGAISVNGHTAPAFQLVLGGNYGCDTEMATPICQIPSRNIPDAVIRLVRHFSEKRGSAEGFNDFYGRLGKEAVVKLLGDFLKIPLYKDRSDFYVDWESQQEFALQKGVIGECAGQMREDVTPQVSDGGKPLETARALLSHSDFIGASNKAYESIVKSANGLLYHWLVATFNDIETTHEFENQFVARGMFPEWNNFHRSIQGLRKKTVDEAIAKEWISKAASFLKVCQEKEPEVAGSSPRKGVTAAVKPDHLAV encoded by the coding sequence ATGGCCTCTCTTGATCAGGAAACACTCAAATCACTCTCCTCTCCAATCCCTTTTACAGATGAAATTGCCCGGGAGATTGACCATTACGAAGAGGCCGTAAAAAAGTTTTTGTCGGGAGAGATCGGTCAGGAGTCGTTTCAGCGGTTTCGTCTTCAGCATGGTATCTACGGGCAACGACAGTCCGGCGTCCAGATGATCCGGATCAAGATACCCTTGGGGCGACTCAATGCGGAGCAGATTGAGTGTGTCGCCAACTTGGCTGAGACGATTGCCGGAAACAATGCCCATGTAACAACCCGGCAGGATATCCAGATCCATTTCGTTAAGTTGCCGAACACGCCGGAGATGATGCGTCAGTTGGCGCGTGTCGGGCTGACAACTCGCGAGGCATGCGGTAATACGGTCCGAAATGTGACAGCGTCGCCATCGGCCGGTGTCGATCCGGAGGAGGCGTTTGATGTCACTCCATACGCCCATGCCTTTACTTATCATCTCCTCAGAAACCCGATCTGCCAGAATCTTCCGCGCAAGTTCAAGGTAGCATTTGACGGGGGAGGGCGTTTTACCGCAATTCCCAAGATTCATGAGATTGGATTGATTGCGAGGGTTCGCAAAGAGGGAACGGTTTTGAGGCGTGGGTTTGAGGTTTATGTGGGAGGCGGACTCGGTTCGTATCCGGTTGTTGCATCAAAATTTTTTGATTTTTTGCCCGTTGAAGATCTGCTCCGGTTTTCTGAGGCGGTCCTTCGGGTCTTTGACCGTTATGGAGAGAGAAAGGTCCGGATGAAGGCCCGCATGAAATTTTTGATTGAGAAGTGGGGTTTTGAAAAATTTCGTGAGATGGTACAGAACGAAATTAAAACAGTTCAGCTCCCACAAGAATCGAACGATTATCTAAAACATATTCAAGAATGGGAGGAGAGACCGCCACGGACTCCCCCCTCCCTCCAACTTCCCAAGGCCGGTCCACAGCGGCAAGAGGGGGGGGCTGACTTCCTTGTTTGGAAAAAAACAAATGTTACTCCCCAGAAACAATCGGGTTACTCAATGGTAGAGGTGAAACTCCGCACGGGTGACATGAAGCCAAAAGAGATGCGGCAACTGGCCACACTTCTCCGAAAGTATGTTGGTGGAAAGCTACGAACGATGGTCCACCAAAATCTTCTGATTCGCTGGGCGAGAAATCAGGATCTGCCCGCAATCTATCAGGAACTCAAGAATATCGGTATGGCAGATCCCGATGCCCAGACAATCTATGATGTGACCTCCTGTCCCGGCACCGATTCCTGCCGGCTCGGCATTACCTCTTCCATGGGGCTCGCAAGGGTTCTTGAGGAAAGGTTGTACAAGGAAGACGGAAAAATTGCCGAGGCGGCCCGATCTTTAAGAATCAAGATCAGCGGTTGCCCCAACTCCTGCGGGCAGCACCATATTGCAAATATCGGATTCTATGGTGGAGCCATTTCAGTCAATGGTCATACGGCACCTGCCTTCCAATTGGTGTTGGGCGGAAATTATGGGTGTGATACGGAGATGGCGACCCCTATCTGTCAGATCCCATCCAGGAATATTCCAGACGCCGTCATACGACTCGTTCGTCATTTTTCTGAAAAGAGGGGGTCAGCGGAAGGATTCAATGATTTTTATGGGCGGCTCGGCAAGGAGGCGGTGGTGAAGCTTCTGGGGGACTTTCTCAAAATTCCTCTCTACAAGGATCGATCTGACTTCTACGTCGATTGGGAAAGTCAGCAGGAGTTCGCTTTGCAAAAGGGGGTTATTGGAGAATGTGCCGGCCAGATGAGGGAGGACGTTACACCCCAGGTGAGCGATGGGGGAAAACCACTGGAGACAGCAAGGGCCCTCTTGAGTCACAGTGACTTTATTGGTGCTTCCAACAAGGCGTATGAGTCGATTGTGAAGTCAGCCAACGGGTTACTTTATCATTGGCTCGTTGCCACTTTTAATGACATCGAGACAACTCACGAATTTGAGAATCAGTTTGTGGCGCGTGGGATGTTTCCGGAGTGGAACAATTTTCATCGATCGATACAGGGGCTGCGAAAGAAGACGGTCGATGAGGCGATCGCCAAGGAATGGATCTCCAAGGCAGCCTCTTTTTTAAAGGTCTGCCAGGAAAAGGAGCCCGAGGTGGCAGGAAGTTCGCCACGCAAAGGGGTTACAGCGGCAGTGAAACCGGATCATCTGGCTGTTTAA
- a CDS encoding integration host factor subunit alpha translates to MQTSDETNEVFPAGTLTKAEIIESIYSKIGFSKKESAEIVEMVLGSMKETLEKGEKIKISGFGNFVVRKKRPRIGRNPQTGEEIEISARTVLTFRPSQVLKAALNKNNG, encoded by the coding sequence ATGCAGACATCCGATGAAACGAATGAGGTGTTTCCGGCCGGGACGTTGACCAAGGCGGAAATAATCGAAAGTATCTACTCAAAAATAGGCTTCTCCAAGAAGGAGTCAGCTGAGATTGTCGAGATGGTGCTCGGCTCGATGAAGGAAACTCTTGAGAAGGGGGAGAAGATAAAAATTTCAGGTTTTGGGAATTTTGTTGTTCGCAAGAAACGACCCCGGATCGGTCGTAATCCCCAGACGGGCGAAGAGATTGAAATTTCAGCCCGTACCGTCCTGACCTTCCGGCCCAGTCAGGTGCTCAAGGCGGCCTTAAACAAGAACAACGGATAA
- a CDS encoding phenylalanine--tRNA ligase subunit beta, translating into MKVPLSWLKEIVPIRLKAEALAEKLTYAGLEVEQILDKEGDPVLEINVTPNRGDCLSLLGIAREVSALLGSSLCERRRRSIPKKKGDLFSVNDFLSVDLKNPEGCPRYTARVIRNLTVGPSPSWLVKRLEQVGLRSVNNVVDLTNYVMLECGQPLHAFDLQKIEGKGKAQIIIRKARRGEVFETLDGKRRELKEEDLLIADLREGIAVAGLMGGKNSEVSERTRHIVLESAFFNPHWIRQSSRRLGLSSDSSYRFERGVDPEGVINALNRATEMILELAGGVASRDWVDRYPRKIRRRLISLDPSSVEEKLGGTWSSPDVKKYLKRLHLKPKGSSWEIPSYRGDLQFSEDLVEEVARLGGYNKIPLTYPQVIVMKKRSADRSLIKEIKRRMVELGFYESIHMSFLSPGDLDYDPTLLGRAVPLANPLGAHDSLLRPTLIPSLLKTLSFHHLNRMFDMRLYELRTVFWREGRETREAPALGFVMSGSSLGGRLNDRRKEVDYFDAKGVIEGVFGLRRLEANFEAASHPLLLPGKSARLSLAGEEIGWIGELHPSRIEGFALSKGAVLGEIFLRKFLDFAQKTTYYSPYPRVPLVERDLSLLVDEAIPAEKILGFLREQKESLVQRVRVFDYYKGDQISEGKKSLAFSLLLGRPDRTLTEEEISEAWGRILESVRREFHADIR; encoded by the coding sequence ATGAAGGTTCCCCTTTCATGGCTAAAGGAGATTGTGCCGATTCGTCTCAAGGCAGAGGCGCTCGCGGAAAAACTGACCTATGCGGGATTGGAAGTGGAACAAATTTTGGACAAGGAAGGGGATCCGGTCCTGGAGATCAATGTAACGCCTAATCGGGGGGATTGTTTGTCTCTTCTTGGGATTGCCAGGGAGGTAAGCGCTCTTTTGGGCTCTTCACTTTGTGAGAGGCGTCGGCGATCGATTCCCAAGAAGAAGGGGGATCTGTTTTCTGTCAATGATTTCTTAAGTGTCGATTTAAAAAACCCTGAGGGGTGTCCACGGTACACGGCACGTGTCATCCGGAATCTCACCGTCGGGCCAAGTCCCTCCTGGCTTGTGAAACGCCTGGAACAGGTCGGCCTTCGCAGTGTGAATAACGTGGTCGATCTGACTAATTATGTCATGCTGGAGTGCGGACAGCCTCTCCATGCCTTCGATCTGCAAAAAATCGAGGGGAAGGGAAAAGCCCAGATTATCATCCGAAAGGCCAGGAGAGGAGAAGTCTTTGAAACGTTGGACGGCAAACGGCGTGAATTGAAGGAGGAAGATCTTCTCATTGCGGATCTTCGTGAAGGGATTGCCGTGGCCGGTCTCATGGGCGGAAAAAATTCCGAGGTGAGCGAAAGAACACGGCATATTGTTTTGGAAAGCGCCTTCTTTAATCCCCATTGGATCCGACAAAGTTCCCGCCGACTTGGTCTCTCCTCGGACTCATCCTACCGTTTTGAGAGAGGGGTCGATCCGGAAGGGGTGATTAATGCCTTGAATCGGGCAACGGAGATGATCCTTGAACTGGCCGGCGGAGTGGCCTCAAGAGATTGGGTCGATCGTTATCCGCGCAAGATCCGGCGAAGGCTGATTTCCCTTGATCCCTCTTCTGTAGAAGAAAAATTGGGAGGGACGTGGTCTTCTCCCGATGTAAAAAAGTATCTCAAGCGGCTCCATCTTAAACCAAAAGGATCCTCTTGGGAGATCCCTTCCTACCGGGGAGATTTGCAATTCTCCGAAGATCTGGTTGAGGAGGTGGCCCGCCTTGGAGGGTACAACAAAATTCCGCTGACCTACCCCCAGGTGATCGTCATGAAAAAACGCTCAGCCGACCGCTCCCTGATTAAAGAGATCAAGAGGAGAATGGTTGAGCTTGGTTTCTACGAGTCGATCCACATGTCGTTTCTCTCCCCCGGGGATCTTGATTATGACCCAACCCTCTTGGGTCGCGCCGTTCCCCTTGCCAACCCGCTTGGGGCTCATGATTCACTGCTCAGGCCGACCCTTATTCCCTCCCTTCTGAAGACCCTCTCATTTCATCACTTGAACCGGATGTTTGATATGCGTCTCTACGAGCTCCGAACTGTCTTCTGGCGTGAGGGGAGAGAGACGAGAGAGGCGCCTGCGTTGGGGTTTGTCATGAGTGGTTCTTCGCTTGGGGGACGCCTCAATGATCGACGTAAGGAGGTTGACTACTTTGATGCCAAAGGGGTTATTGAAGGGGTCTTTGGGCTTCGGCGGCTAGAGGCCAACTTTGAAGCGGCCTCTCACCCCCTCCTGCTTCCCGGCAAATCAGCGAGACTCTCTCTGGCCGGGGAGGAGATTGGCTGGATCGGTGAGCTCCATCCCTCCCGTATTGAGGGATTCGCTCTCAGCAAGGGGGCTGTCCTGGGGGAAATTTTTTTGAGAAAATTCTTGGATTTTGCCCAAAAAACAACATACTATAGTCCTTATCCGAGGGTTCCTCTTGTTGAAAGGGATCTTTCTCTCTTGGTTGATGAAGCGATTCCAGCAGAGAAAATCCTTGGATTTTTAAGGGAGCAGAAGGAGAGCTTGGTACAGCGAGTGAGGGTCTTTGACTATTATAAGGGAGATCAGATTTCAGAGGGGAAGAAGAGCCTTGCTTTTTCGCTCCTTCTCGGTCGTCCGGATCGAACATTGACCGAAGAGGAGATCAGTGAGGCCTGGGGACGGATCCTAGAATCCGTCAGAAGGGAATTCCATGCAGACATCCGATGA
- the pheS gene encoding phenylalanine--tRNA ligase subunit alpha, whose amino-acid sequence MIDLKTVEEKFGQEILEVKSLQELLQLKARFLGKKGELSDVLHSLRSLPEESRPVVGAEANRLKVRIEEECRSILERFKREGQEAKARRETIDVTLPGTDLHRGALHPISQVLEEVEAIFQTMGFEVHEGPEIESDYYNFEALNIPKNHPARDMQDTFYVNSEGRGEQLLLRTHTSPVQIRVMKKQKPPIRMIAPGVVYRRDSDMTHTPMFHQVEGLVVDEGIRFSDLKGVVVKFLDLFFGEGTEIRFRPSYFPFTEPSAEVDIAWKKGDWLEVIGCGMVHPNLFNNVGYSSKKLTGFAFGMGIERLAMLKYRIPDIRMFFENDLRFLEQFG is encoded by the coding sequence ATGATCGATCTCAAGACAGTCGAAGAAAAGTTTGGTCAGGAAATCCTTGAAGTCAAGTCACTCCAGGAGCTCCTTCAACTAAAGGCACGGTTTCTCGGAAAGAAGGGGGAGCTTTCAGACGTTCTTCACTCCCTTCGTTCATTGCCTGAGGAAAGCCGTCCCGTTGTGGGTGCGGAGGCGAATCGTCTCAAGGTCAGAATCGAGGAGGAATGCCGTTCCATTCTGGAGCGATTCAAGAGGGAAGGGCAGGAGGCAAAGGCCCGGCGGGAGACGATTGATGTCACCCTGCCCGGAACCGATTTGCACCGTGGTGCGCTCCACCCGATCAGTCAGGTTTTAGAAGAGGTCGAAGCAATTTTTCAGACGATGGGGTTTGAGGTCCATGAAGGGCCGGAGATCGAGTCTGATTACTACAATTTTGAGGCGCTGAATATTCCAAAGAACCATCCGGCACGGGACATGCAAGATACGTTTTATGTCAACTCAGAGGGGCGGGGGGAGCAGTTACTTTTAAGAACCCATACCTCTCCTGTCCAGATTCGTGTCATGAAAAAACAAAAGCCACCCATTCGAATGATCGCTCCGGGGGTTGTCTATCGAAGAGATTCCGACATGACCCATACGCCGATGTTTCATCAGGTGGAAGGACTCGTGGTGGATGAGGGGATTCGATTCTCCGATCTCAAGGGAGTTGTAGTCAAATTTCTTGATCTCTTTTTCGGAGAAGGGACCGAGATCCGATTCAGGCCAAGTTATTTTCCTTTTACAGAACCATCAGCAGAAGTGGATATCGCCTGGAAAAAAGGGGACTGGTTGGAGGTGATCGGTTGTGGCATGGTTCACCCGAACCTTTTCAACAATGTGGGGTATTCATCGAAAAAACTGACCGGCTTCGCTTTTGGTATGGGGATCGAGCGGCTGGCGATGCTCAAATACAGAATACCGGATATCCGGATGTTTTTTGAGAATGACCTTCGTTTCTTGGAGCAGTTTGGATGA